From the genome of Pseudomonas bubulae:
GCCGGGTGTCTCGCATTGCTGCGAGTTGCCCGGACGCAAGCGTCCGGGCGGGTAAATTACATTTTTGGCATGCCGCCGCCGGGCATCATCGAGCCCATGCCGCGCATCATTTTCGCCATCCCACCTTTGGTGGAGAATTTTTTCATCATCTTTTGCATCTGCTTGTGCTGCTTGATCAAGCGGCCGATGTCCTGCACCTGAGTGCCGGAGCCCATGGCAATCCGGCGTTTGCGCGAACCGCTGATCAGCTCAGGGTCGCGGCGCTCGGCCGGGGTCATGGAGTTGATGATGGCTTCCATCTGCTTGAACTGTTTCTCAGCTGCGCCCTGGGCATTGCCCATTTGCGCCAGATTGACACCACCCATGTTCGGCAGTTTGTCCATGAGGCCGCCAAGGCCACCCATGTTCTTCATCTGTTGCAGCTGGTCACGGAAGTCTTCGAGATCGAAGCCTTTGCCTTTTTTAAGCTTTTTAGCCAGTTTGTCGGCTTTGTCTTTATCGAGGGTCTGTTCGGCCTGCTCGATCAGGCTGAGCACGTCGCCCATGCCGAGGATGCGCGAAGCGATACGATCCGGGTGGAACGGCTCGAGCGCATCGCTCTTCTCACCCATACCGATGAACTTGATCGGCTTGCCGGTAATGGCTCGCACGGACAACGCCGCACCACCCCGGGCATCACCGTCGACCTTGGTCAGGATCACCCCGGTCAGCGGCAATGCATCACCGAACGCCTTGGCGGTGTTGGCCGCATCCTGGCCAGTCATGGCGTCGACGACAAACAGGGTTTCTGCCGGCTTGACGGCCGCGTGCAGCTCCTGGATCTCGGTCATCATCTCGGCATCGATATGCAGGCGACCTGCGGTATCGAGGATGACCACGTCGATGAACTTCAGCTTGGCTTCCGCAATGGCGGCGCGAGCGATGTCTACCGGCTTCTGGCTAAGGTCGGACGGGAAGAAGGTTACACCGACTTCATTGGCCAGGGTTTCGAGCTGTTTGATCGCAGCCGGACGATAAACGTCGGCCGAGACCACCATCACAGTTTTCTTTTTGCGCTCTTTAAGGAAGCGCGCCAGCTTGCCGGCAGTCGTGGTTTTACCAGCGCCCTGCAAACCGGCCATCAATACAACGGCTGGCGGCGTGACATTAAGGACCAGGTCCTCGTTGGCAGCGCCCATCAGGCTTTCAAGTTCAGCCTGAACAATTTTTACAAACGCCTGGCCCGGCGTCAGGCTGCGCGACACTTCAGTGCCGACAGCGCGCTCTTTGACCGCAGCGACGAAGTCTTTGACCACTGGCAAAGCCACGTCGGCTTCCAGCAACGCCATGCGTACTTCACGCAGGGTGTCTTTGATATTGTCTTCGGTCAGCTTGGCCTTGCCGGTGACATGGCGCAGCGTCTGCGAAAGACGGTCGGTTAAATTTTCAAACATGCGCGATCCTTTCAGGCCCAAAGTAGACCGGGGTTATTGCGGCCCAGCCCGTGTAAAACTGATGCTCGGCGAGCCTGCGGCGTGGGCAGGTCGCGGATTATAGCGAAGACTGGCCGTGTCCGACACCATGCCGTCGGCTTATGTGGTCTTTCGTGCACAGGCGGTTGTATGCCAAACTCAGTCCTTTCGGGCTTGCCTAACAGGATTTATGCTCCCCTTGTCACCCAGTTTGCTACCCAGCCTCGCCGCCGCCTGCTTGTATGCCGCTGCGACCTTCTATCAGGGCTCTTGTCTGCGCCAGGGCGCAAAGGCAAACAAACGCCTGTTGGTGACGCTCGGCATTCTTGCCGTACTTGCCCACGCCGCCAGCCTGTTCACCCACCTGATGACGCCTGCAGGCCTTGAACTGGACTTCTTCAGTGCAGCCAGCCTGATTGCCGTGGCCGTGATTACCGTGACCCTGGCGGCCTGCGCCCGCATACCGGTCGAGAACCTGCTGCTGCTTTTATACCCGCTGGGCATGCTGACAGTACTGCTGTCCGAATTCGCCCCGCCCGGCACGGTTCAGGTCATTAATGAAGAGCCAGGCATACTCGCGCATATCCTGCTGTCGATTCTTGCCTATGGCATGTTCACCATTGCGGTGTTCCAGGCGCTGTTGCTGTCGCTGCAGAACTATCAGCTCAAGCACAAGCATCCCAAGGGCCTGATCAAGAACTTCCCGCCACTGCAAACCATGGAAAGCCTGCTCTTCGGCTTTCTCTGGGCCGGCTGGTCGCTGCTTTCGCTGTCCCTGGTTTCCGGTTGGCTGTTTCTGGGCAACCTGTTCGCCCAGCACCTGGTGCACAAGACCCTGCTGGCCTGCCTGGCCTGGATCGTATTCAGCGTGTTGCTGTGGGGCCGTCACCACCTCGGCTGGCGCGGTCACAAGGCCATCCGCTGGACCTTTGCCGGTTTTTGCCTGCTGATGCTGGCCTACTTTGGCAGCAAGCTGGTTCGTGAATACATTCTGCATATCTGACGGGCGATAATTATGGATAGCTTGCCCCCTGGGCCGATTCTAACAATTTCGGCACTATTGATCGCAGGAGCCGCTGTATTTATCGGCTTTATACTGGGCAAAAGCAGTGCCCGCGCCAGGCGCACCAACGCCCAGCAGCTGCGAGAGGAGGCTCCCCAGCAACAGGACGAGCAGCCCAACAGCCGTCCGGCCCTGCTATCAGGCATCCATGCGCTGGACAACATCACGGTCAACGATATCCTGATCCCGCGCAACGAAGTCGAAGGCCTGAACCTCGACGACCCGATCGAAGACCTGATTGAGCAGTTGCGCCAGACCTCGCGCACACGCCTGCCGGTGTTTCACAACGACATCAACCAGGTCGAAGCCATCCTCAATACCCGCCACATCCAGCACATGCTGCCCGACGCCAGCCTGACCAAAGAAGCACTGCTGGCCGTTTGCCACGAACCTTACTTCATCCCCGAAAGCACCCCGCTGCAACTGCAACTCCTTAACTTCCACAAGCAGCAGCGCCGCCTGGGCGTGGTGGTCGATGAATACGGCGAAGTGCTTGGCATCGTGACGCTTGAGGACATCCTCGAAGAGATCGTCGGCGAGTTCGAAGACGAGCAGAATATCGATAACCCCCATATCGACCCCCTGCCCGACGGCCGTTATGTTGTCGATGGTGCAGCCTCCATTCGCGAGCTGAACAAGGCCCTGGGCTGGCACCTGCCCTGCGACGGCCCGAAAACCCTCAATGGCCTGGTCACCGAAGCGCTGGAAACCATCCCCGAGACTACCGTGTGCCTGAAAATCGGCGGCTATCGCCTGGAGATCCTCCAGACCGAAGAAAACCGCGTCAGCCGCGTACTGATCTGGCACAACAGCGTCAAGCCCGCGGTTTAATCGCCGCGCAAGGTCTTGTTACATTTGAGCGGGCCTCCCTATAATCATCATCGCTTACCCAAGCCTCGCCAACACGCGTGTTACCCGCACCCAGCGCTGTCGGCGCGTTGTATGACGCAGTACCTGCGTACGTTCCCATCCTGAACTGCGCTTGCACCCTGTTATCCCTCAGGGCCAACGACCATAAAAATTGCTCGCCATGTCGCACCGCCAAAGCGGACATCGGCACAGGGCTCATAACTGTCAGGGATATACGCATGACCTCCAGCACAACCTATAGCGAAGCTACGCCCGACAAGCCGGCCAACTCCGCCACCCGCGTCGCCACGGCCAGCTTTATTGGCACGGCCATCGAGTTCTACGACTTTTATGTGTATGCCACCGCCGCTGCACTGGTGATAGGCCCGGTATTTTTTCCGCAGACATCCGGTACCGCACAAATGCTGTCGGCGTTTCTGACCTTCGGCATCGCCTTTCTCGCCCGCCCGCTGGGCTCATTCCTGTTTGGCCACTTCGGTGACCGCATCGGACGTAAATCCACCCTGGTGGCCTCACTACTACTGATGGGCGTGTGCACCACATTGATCGGGGTGCTGCCGGGCTACGCCACGATCGGCGCCTGGGCCCCGATCCTGCTGTGCGTGCTGCGCTTCGGCCAGGGCCTGGGGTTGGGTGGCGAATGGGGCGGCGCGGCATTGCTGGCCACCGAGAACGCCCCCAAGGGCAAGCGCGCCTGGTATGGCATGTTTCCGCAACTGGGGCCTTCGATCGGTTTTCTGGCGGCCAATGGCCTGTTTCTGATTCTGGCCATGAGCCTGAGCGATGAGCAGTTCCGCTCCTGGGGCTGGCGCATCCCCTTCCTGCTTAGCGCAGCGCTGGTGATGGTGGGTCTGTATGTACGCCTGAAGCTGGAAGAGACACCGGTGTTTGCCAAGGCCGTAGCACAGCACGAGCGGGTGAAAATGCCCATCGTCGAACTCTTCAGCCAATACTGGGCACCGATGCTGCTGGGCGCCGCTTCGATGGTGGTGTGTTACGCACTGTTCTATATCTCGACAGTGTTTTCCCTGAGCTATGGCGTCGCCACCCTGGGCTATACCCGCGAAACCTTCCTCGGCCTGCTGTGTTTTGCCGTGCTGTTCATGGCGGCGGCCACACCTCTGTCGGCCTGGGCCAGTGACCGTTATGGACGCAAGCCGGTGCTGATAGTCGGTGGCGTGCTGGCGATCTTGTCAGGTTTTCTGATGGAGCCTCTGCTCACCCACGGCACCACCTGGGGTGTGGCGCTGTTCCTGTGCATCGAGCTGTTTTTGATGGGCGTGACCTTTGCCCCGATGGGTGCCCTGCTCCCTGAACTGTTCCCGACCCGCGTGCGCTATACCGGCGCGTCGGCGGCTTACAATCTGGGTGGCATTGTCGGAGCTTCCGCTGCACCTTTTTTTGCGCAAAAGCTGGTGAGCATGGGGGGGTTGAGCTGGGTAGGCGGGTACGTGTCGGGCGCAGCGATTCTCAGCCTGATTGCCGTACTGTGCCTGAAGGAAACGAGAGAGGCTGACCTGAACAAGGTAGCTTGAAGAAACACTTAACCTGTGGGAGCGGGCTTGCTCGCGATTGCAACGCCTCGGTACATCAGATGTACCGGGGCAATTGAATCGTGAGCTAGCCCGCTCCCACAATGGTTTTTACAGCTCTACAACTACTGCCTTGGCCGCGCGGGTCGCTTTGGCGCGAGCTGCTTCAATCGACTCATCGCGAGCCAGGGCCACGCCCATGCGACGCTGGCCGTTGACCTCTGGCTTGCCGAACAGGCGCAATGCGGTGTCCGGTTCGCTCAGGGCAGCACCCAGGTTGGCGAATGCCGTCCGGGTCGACTGGCCTTCCACCAGAATCACCGCCGAAGCCGATGGCCCGAACTGACGAATCAATGGAATCGGCAGGCCGAGAATGGCGCGAGCATGCAATGCGAACTGCGACAGATCCTGAGAAATCAATGTCACCAGGCCGGTATCGTGCGGGCGCGGCGACACTTCGCTGAACCACACCTGATCGCCCTTGATAAACAACTCAACGCCAAACAGACCACGACCACCCAGCGCTTCAGTAACAGCCTTGGCGACACGCTCGGACTCGGCCAGAGCAATCGGGCTCATGGCCTGTGGCTGCCAGGATTCCTGGTAATCGCCCTTCTCCTGTCGGTGACCAACCGGTGCGCAGAACGTGGTACCGCCAATATGGCGCACGGTCAGCAAAGTAATTTCGTAATCGAAGTCGATAAAGCCTTCGATAATGACCCGACCCTTGCCCGCACGACCGCCTTCCTGCGCGTAGTCCCACGCAGCCTTTACCTCCTCAGCACTGCGCAGCAGGCTCTGGCCCTTGCCTGACGAACTCATCACCGGCTTGACCACGCACGGGAAGCCCAGATCCAGCACGGCGGCGCTGTAGTCTTCAAAGGTGTCGGCAAAATGGTACGGCGAGGTTGGCAGGTCCAGCTCTTCGGCTGCCAGGCGACGAATGCCTTCGCGGTTCATGGTCAACGACGTGGCACGCGCCGTTGGAATAACGGTGAAACCTTCAGCTTCCAGCTCCACCAGGGTGGCGGTGGCGATGGCTTCGATTTCCGGAACGATGAAATGCGGCTTTTCGGCTTCGATGACGGCACGCAGGGCGGCGCCGTCAAGCATGTTGATCACATGACTGCGATGGGCAACCTGCATGGCAGGTGCATTGGCGTAGCGATCGACGGCGATCACTTCGACCCCCAGGCGCTGCAATTCGATGACAACTTCTTTGCCCAGCTCACCGCAGCCACACAACATGACGCGGGTCGCAGTGGGCGACAGTGGAGTTCCGATACGGGTCATTTCAGGTCCTCAAGGAAACAAAATCATCGAAGGCACTGACCAAGCCAGCGCCTGCAGGGGGATACAAAGGCCGGCATTTTACATGACTAGACCGAGGCTTTGCGCAAACGCCAGGCCATTGCCAGCCATACGCAGGTGACGCCGGCGAATTTCGAGGCCATGGCGGTAATGATCACGCCAGGGGTGAAGGCATCGATCATGCCGAAGAAGATAAAGGTGTCGATCGGGATGCTCAGCGCAGAGCTGATCCACAAGCGGTCATGCAAAGGCCGCTTGGTGATGCTGAAGACCAGCCAGTCGATGCACTCGGACACGGCGAAGGCAGTGGCGCTGGCCAGTGCAATGGAAGGATCGGAGGTGACGTACGACAACACCAGGGCCGCCAGCATGGCCAGCAGGGCACCGTGACCGAATCGGGTTTGCACCATGTCGCGCAATACAAACACCAGGCCACCCCAGGCTGACCAGATTATGTCCAGGTGCGGCGCAGTGGAAAACGCGTAGTTGATCAGCACGACGCTGGCGATATAAGCGACAAGAAACAGCATGGCAGCGGGCGACACCTCTAAATAAGGCGCACAGGGTACTTGAGTCGCAGTCGATTTTGTACCCGCGACATCCCCCTGCGGGAGCGGGCTTGCTCACGATGATATCAGCGCAGTTTGCCTGACAGGTCGCGGCGCCTGCATCGCGAGCAAGCCCGCTCACACAATAAAGAAGCGTTTTCAGCTACCGGAACCCAACATCCACACCACACCACTGGCTTTGGCCCGCTCATGGCACAGCACTAGCACCTCGCGGCGCTCCGGGTTGGTCATGCGGCTCCAGCGGGTGATTTCCGCCACGGTACGCTGGCAGCCACTGCACACATCGTCGTCGTCCAGCGCGCAGATATTCACACAGGGCGAGGCGACCGGGCGCTCTGCTTCTGTCATTGCTCTTGCACCTGAAGGTCACGGGCATATCGCTGGCCGTTCTTGACGTAGTGGGCCGCGCTGGCTTCCAGCAATTTTTTCTGCTCATCCGTCAGGTCACGTACCACCTTGCCCGGCGACCCCATGACCAGCGAGCCGTCCGGAATTTCCTTACCTTCGCCAATCAACGAATTGGCGCCAATGATGCAGTGCTTGCCGATTTTCGCGCCATTGAGGATCACCGCATTGATACCGATCAGGCTGTAATCGCCCACCGTACAACCATGCAACATGGCGTTATGACCGATGGTCACGCCCGTGCCAAGTGTGAGCGGATAGCCCATGTCGGTATGCATCACCGCGCCATCTTGCACATTGCTGTGCTTGCCGATCAGGATCAGTTCGTTATCGCCACGCAACACGGCGTTAAACCAGACACTGGCGCCCTCTTCCAGGCGCACCTTGCCGATCAGGGTGGCATTGGGTGCGGTCCAGCTTTCGGGATGGGTTTCGACGAACGAGTCGCCCAGGCGGTATTTCATGGGATGTCCTCAAGGCAGGCGTGGCCGTCTGCTGACGGCTCTAAATTGGAATGGAACGTTCAGGCGGGGTATGCAGGTTGATATTGACGTCGTCATAGAGCAGGTTCATCAGCTCCACGATCATGATTGCCGTCAGCCCCCAGATTTTATACACGCCAAAACGGTAGCTCGGCACGTACCAGCTACGGCCCTGGTAGTCGATGCGATGAGTGTGCTCACGCGGATCCTGGCGGAAGAACTCCAGCGGCACGCTGAATACCGCGGCGATTTCGGCGTCATTGGCCAGATACTCAACGTAATCCGGGACCAGACCGACATAAGGCGTTACGCGAATACCGTGTAACGAGATCAAGGGGCTCAGCGGCCCGATCACCTCGACCAGCCCCGGCGGCAAGCCGATTTCTTCTTCGGCCTCACGCAGGGCGGTGAACACCAGGTCGGGGTCTTCCGGGTCGCGGCGACCGCCCGGAAAAGCCACTTCACCACCGTGGGTCGACAACCCGCTGGCACGCAGGGTGAGAATCAGCTCAGGCTCAGAACTGCGTGTGACCGGCAACAACACCGCAGCTTCCGGGTAATTCCGTTCTGTTTCCAGCGTCCGTGGGGTATAGCGGCTCACACGGCCAAGCAGCTCGTCCAGCATAGGTCATCTCGATCCGGCACTTATCGGGCATCATGCACCAAATCGCACCGGGCACCCAAGTCCTACAGTGTCGCAGCCCGCCAGACCACACTTGCCGCGAGCCCACCTCAGCCCCCAAGATAGGCAACGAGCCAGAGACCACAGCATGAAATTTTGTAGCCAGTGCGGCCATTCCGTCAGCCAGCATATCCCGCAAGGCGATTCGCGCCTGCGCTATGTCTGCGACCACTGCCAGACCATTCATTATCAAAACCCCAATATTGTCGCCGGTTGCGTGCCCGTGTGGGGCACACAAGTGCTGCTGTGCCGTCGCGCCATCGAACCGCGCAAAGGCTACTGGACACTGCCCGCAGGCTTTATGGAGAACGGCGAGACGGTTGAAAACGCGGCCCGACGCGAAACCCTGGAGGAAGCCTGTGCCGTGGTTGAGAACCTGGCCATCTACACCCTGATCGATGTGCCGCATATCAATCAGGTGCATATTTTCTACCGCGCCGACCTGCTGGGCCCGAACTTCGCAGCCGGTGAAGAGAGCCTGGAAGTGCGCCTGTTCGAAGAAGTCGACATCCCTTGGTCAGAGCTGGCTTTCCGCACGGTCAGCCGTACCTTAGAATGCTTTTTCGCTGACCGCCCGGGCGCTCACTACCCCGTACGCAGCGAGGCTGTAGCACCGCTGGCCAGCCTGAAGACCGCCCAAAAATAATGCTGCTTGCCTTGTAACTCAGGAATGTTCCTCTAATGCGTTGGTTGCTCGCTGCTCTATGCCTGTCATTTGCCGTTACCTGCCAGGCCTCTGTTGTCATAACCGTAAACGGCAAACCCGTTGATAAAAACCAGGTCCTGAAACCCGCCCCTTCGTCGCTTCCGGTACGTCCCGGGCAGAATATCGACAAGGTGCTGGTCATCAAGTCTGCCCGCAAGCTGGAGCTGATCAGCAACGGCAAACCGGTCAAGACCTACCGCATCTCCCTGGGCAAACAACCCAAGGGCCCAAAAGTACGCGAAGGGGACAAACGCACTCCCGAGGGCATCTACTGGGTCGACTGGCGCAAAAAAAGCGACAAGTTCAACCTGGCGATGCACATCAACTACCCCAACATCAGCGACGCTGCCACGGCCCGGCGTGAAGGCCTGAACCCGGGCTCGATGATCATGATCCACGGCACTCCGGACAGCGAAGACAACCCCGAGGAACTGTTCCATACCCTGGACTGGACCGATGGTTGTATCGCGATGAAAAACCACGAAATGCGTGAAGTGTGGAACCTCGTTCCAGACGGCACCATGGTTGAAATCCGCCCGTAGCCAGCTGTCATACGAGCAACAAAAAACCCGCTGACCGGTAACGGTTCAGCGGGTTTTTCATATGACTTGTGGCTAGAAATCAGCCAGTTGCCACACTTCGTACGCCGGGGTTTCATACGGGTGACTGTGCTTGAGCGCAGCCACCACGGCCTGAATCAGATCATCGGCGACGACCAGCTCAACCTTCCACTCCCCCACATACTCGACCTGACCAGTTTGCCCGATGAACGGCTGGCTGCCGTCCAGCGCGCGAAACTGGCCCTGGCCCATGGTCTGCCAGGCGCAGTGGTCATAGCTGCCGATCCGTCCGCCACCGGCAGCGAATACGGCATCCTTGACCACGTCCACATGGCTCGGAGGAACGAAAAAGCTGAGCTTGTACATGCTCTTAATCTACCCACACACGAGCGTTACGGAACATGCGCAACCACGGCGCATCTTCGTTCCACTCTTCCGGGCGCCACGAGTTCTGCACGGCGCGGAATACCCGCTCCGGGTGCGGCATCATGATGGTCACACGGCCGTCACGGCTGGTCAGGCCGGTAATCCCGCGCGGCGAGCCGTTAGGGTTGGCCGGGTAGTTTTCCGTGACCTTGCCGTGGTTGTCGACGAAGCGCAGCGCCACCGAACCGGACAGGTCCGCTTGCAGCATGGCTTCTTCGCTGGCGAACTCGGCATGACCTTCACCATGAGCAATGGCGATCGGCATGCGCGAACCGGCCATGCCCTGCAGGAAGATCGAGTTCGACTCCTGAACCTGAACCATCGCCACGCGGGCTTCGAACTGCTCGGAACGGTTGCGCACAAAGTGTGGCCACAGCTCGCTGCCAGGGATCAGTTCGCTCAGGTTGGACATCATCTGGCAACCGTTGCACACACCCAGGGAGAAGCTGTCAGTGCGCTCGAAGAAGCTCTGGAACGCATCGCGGGCACGGGCATTGAACAGCGCCGACTTGGCCCAGCCTTCACCGGCACCCAGTACGTCGCCGTAGGAGAAACCACCGCAGGCAACCAGACCTTTGAACTCGTTCAGGTCGACACGGCCGGCCAGAATATCGCTCATGTGTACGTCGATTGCATTGAAACCGGCACGGTCAAACGCCGCGGCCATTTCAACCTGACCGTTGACGCCCTGCTCACGCAGGACAGCCACTTGCGGACGAATGCCTTTCTTGATGTACGGCGCGCTGATATTGGCGTTGACGTCAAAGCTCAACTGGGCAGTCAGGCCCGGGTTGTCTTCTTCGAGCAGCACGTCGAACTCTTGCTGTGCGCAGTCCGCGTTGTCACGCATACGCTGGATCTGGAAGCTGGTTTCAGCCCACTGGCGTTGCAACTCGCCACGCTGACCGACAAACACTTTTTCACCGTTGAAGGTGATGGTGACTTCGCTGTTGTTCAGCGGCTGGCCGATCACGTCGACACACTCGCCCAGGCCTGCAGCGCTGAACTGTGCAAGCACATCAGCAGTCGCGTCCTGACGCACCTGAATCACGGCGCCCAGTTCTTCGTTGAACAGGATGGCTGGGAGCTGGCTGGCGCTGTCTGCGAGGCAATCCAGGGTCAGGTTCAGACCGCAGTGGCCGGCAAAGGCCATTTCCATCACGCTGGTCAGCAAACCACCGTCGGAACGGTCATGGTAAGCCAGCAGGTGACCATCGGCATTCAGGCCCTGGATCACCGCGAAGAAAGCCTTGAGGTCTTCTGCGTCATCAACGTCAGGGGCCTGCTTGCCCAGCTTGCCGTAGGTCTGGGCCAGGATCGAGGCGCCCATGCGGTTCTGGCCACGGCCCAGGTCGATCAGGATCAGATCGGTCAGACCTTTGTCCATGCGCAGTACCGGGGTCAGGGTCTGGCGAACGTCGAGCACCGGGGCAAAACCGGTCACAACCAGCGACAGCGGCGAGGTCACGGTTTTGTCCGTGCCCTCTTCGCTCCAGCGGGTTTGCATCGACATCGAGTCCTTGCCCACCGGAATGGTGATGCCCAGCTCAGGGCACAGCTCCATGCCGACAGCCTTGACGGTGTCGTACAAGCGGGCGTCTTCACCCGGGTGGCCTGCAGCGGACATCCAGTTGGCTGACAGCTTGATATCGCTGATCTTGCCAATGCGCGAAGCCGCGATATTGGTCAGGGTCTCACCAATTGCCATGCGGCCCGATGCCGGAGCATCCAGCAGTGCCAGCGGCGTACGCTCGCCCATGGCCATGGCTTCACCGGTGTAGACGTCGAAGCTGGTTGCGGTGACAGCAACGTCAGCCACAGGAACCTGCCACGGCCCGACCATCTGGTCGCGGGCAACCAGACCGGTGATGGTGCGGTCGCCGATGGTGATCAGGAAGCTTTTGCTGGCAACGGCCGGGTGATGCAGAACGCGCTCGACGCACTCGCCGATGCTCAGTTGTGCCGGGTCGAAATCATCGCCCAACTCTTCTTCGCGAACAGCCGAACGGTGCATGCGCGGCGCCTTGCCCAGCAACACTTCCAGTGGCATGTCCACCGGGTTGTTGCCGAAGTGGCTGTCGGTCACGGTCAGTTGCGGCTCGG
Proteins encoded in this window:
- a CDS encoding inner membrane protein YpjD → MLPLSPSLLPSLAAACLYAAATFYQGSCLRQGAKANKRLLVTLGILAVLAHAASLFTHLMTPAGLELDFFSAASLIAVAVITVTLAACARIPVENLLLLLYPLGMLTVLLSEFAPPGTVQVINEEPGILAHILLSILAYGMFTIAVFQALLLSLQNYQLKHKHPKGLIKNFPPLQTMESLLFGFLWAGWSLLSLSLVSGWLFLGNLFAQHLVHKTLLACLAWIVFSVLLWGRHHLGWRGHKAIRWTFAGFCLLMLAYFGSKLVREYILHI
- a CDS encoding YqfO family protein, translating into MYKLSFFVPPSHVDVVKDAVFAAGGGRIGSYDHCAWQTMGQGQFRALDGSQPFIGQTGQVEYVGEWKVELVVADDLIQAVVAALKHSHPYETPAYEVWQLADF
- a CDS encoding MFS transporter, with product MTSSTTYSEATPDKPANSATRVATASFIGTAIEFYDFYVYATAAALVIGPVFFPQTSGTAQMLSAFLTFGIAFLARPLGSFLFGHFGDRIGRKSTLVASLLLMGVCTTLIGVLPGYATIGAWAPILLCVLRFGQGLGLGGEWGGAALLATENAPKGKRAWYGMFPQLGPSIGFLAANGLFLILAMSLSDEQFRSWGWRIPFLLSAALVMVGLYVRLKLEETPVFAKAVAQHERVKMPIVELFSQYWAPMLLGAASMVVCYALFYISTVFSLSYGVATLGYTRETFLGLLCFAVLFMAAATPLSAWASDRYGRKPVLIVGGVLAILSGFLMEPLLTHGTTWGVALFLCIELFLMGVTFAPMGALLPELFPTRVRYTGASAAYNLGGIVGASAAPFFAQKLVSMGGLSWVGGYVSGAAILSLIAVLCLKETREADLNKVA
- the purT gene encoding formate-dependent phosphoribosylglycinamide formyltransferase — protein: MTRIGTPLSPTATRVMLCGCGELGKEVVIELQRLGVEVIAVDRYANAPAMQVAHRSHVINMLDGAALRAVIEAEKPHFIVPEIEAIATATLVELEAEGFTVIPTARATSLTMNREGIRRLAAEELDLPTSPYHFADTFEDYSAAVLDLGFPCVVKPVMSSSGKGQSLLRSAEEVKAAWDYAQEGGRAGKGRVIIEGFIDFDYEITLLTVRHIGGTTFCAPVGHRQEKGDYQESWQPQAMSPIALAESERVAKAVTEALGGRGLFGVELFIKGDQVWFSEVSPRPHDTGLVTLISQDLSQFALHARAILGLPIPLIRQFGPSASAVILVEGQSTRTAFANLGAALSEPDTALRLFGKPEVNGQRRMGVALARDESIEAARAKATRAAKAVVVEL
- a CDS encoding CoA pyrophosphatase translates to MLDELLGRVSRYTPRTLETERNYPEAAVLLPVTRSSEPELILTLRASGLSTHGGEVAFPGGRRDPEDPDLVFTALREAEEEIGLPPGLVEVIGPLSPLISLHGIRVTPYVGLVPDYVEYLANDAEIAAVFSVPLEFFRQDPREHTHRIDYQGRSWYVPSYRFGVYKIWGLTAIMIVELMNLLYDDVNINLHTPPERSIPI
- a CDS encoding NUDIX hydrolase translates to MKFCSQCGHSVSQHIPQGDSRLRYVCDHCQTIHYQNPNIVAGCVPVWGTQVLLCRRAIEPRKGYWTLPAGFMENGETVENAARRETLEEACAVVENLAIYTLIDVPHINQVHIFYRADLLGPNFAAGEESLEVRLFEEVDIPWSELAFRTVSRTLECFFADRPGAHYPVRSEAVAPLASLKTAQK
- a CDS encoding gamma carbonic anhydrase family protein → MKYRLGDSFVETHPESWTAPNATLIGKVRLEEGASVWFNAVLRGDNELILIGKHSNVQDGAVMHTDMGYPLTLGTGVTIGHNAMLHGCTVGDYSLIGINAVILNGAKIGKHCIIGANSLIGEGKEIPDGSLVMGSPGKVVRDLTDEQKKLLEASAAHYVKNGQRYARDLQVQEQ
- the ffh gene encoding signal recognition particle protein, whose amino-acid sequence is MFENLTDRLSQTLRHVTGKAKLTEDNIKDTLREVRMALLEADVALPVVKDFVAAVKERAVGTEVSRSLTPGQAFVKIVQAELESLMGAANEDLVLNVTPPAVVLMAGLQGAGKTTTAGKLARFLKERKKKTVMVVSADVYRPAAIKQLETLANEVGVTFFPSDLSQKPVDIARAAIAEAKLKFIDVVILDTAGRLHIDAEMMTEIQELHAAVKPAETLFVVDAMTGQDAANTAKAFGDALPLTGVILTKVDGDARGGAALSVRAITGKPIKFIGMGEKSDALEPFHPDRIASRILGMGDVLSLIEQAEQTLDKDKADKLAKKLKKGKGFDLEDFRDQLQQMKNMGGLGGLMDKLPNMGGVNLAQMGNAQGAAEKQFKQMEAIINSMTPAERRDPELISGSRKRRIAMGSGTQVQDIGRLIKQHKQMQKMMKKFSTKGGMAKMMRGMGSMMPGGGMPKM
- a CDS encoding DUF1289 domain-containing protein — protein: MTEAERPVASPCVNICALDDDDVCSGCQRTVAEITRWSRMTNPERREVLVLCHERAKASGVVWMLGSGS
- a CDS encoding murein L,D-transpeptidase family protein, which codes for MRWLLAALCLSFAVTCQASVVITVNGKPVDKNQVLKPAPSSLPVRPGQNIDKVLVIKSARKLELISNGKPVKTYRISLGKQPKGPKVREGDKRTPEGIYWVDWRKKSDKFNLAMHINYPNISDAATARREGLNPGSMIMIHGTPDSEDNPEELFHTLDWTDGCIAMKNHEMREVWNLVPDGTMVEIRP
- a CDS encoding VUT family protein, encoding MLFLVAYIASVVLINYAFSTAPHLDIIWSAWGGLVFVLRDMVQTRFGHGALLAMLAALVLSYVTSDPSIALASATAFAVSECIDWLVFSITKRPLHDRLWISSALSIPIDTFIFFGMIDAFTPGVIITAMASKFAGVTCVWLAMAWRLRKASV